A single region of the Rhipicephalus microplus isolate Deutch F79 chromosome 10, USDA_Rmic, whole genome shotgun sequence genome encodes:
- the LOC119185072 gene encoding beta-galactosidase-1-like protein has protein sequence MVPLLTFGIVTSGVAERSFKIDYNKHTFLKDGKPFRFVGGSMHYFRVPRAYWDDRLHTLRMGGPNVVDFYIDWSGHEPEPGQYNFADNYDLVAFLEAVKKADLLAIVRPGPYICGEVDNGGLPYWLLRKHPDMEYRTMHDDYMLEMGKWFQKLRPMLVPYLYKNGGPIIMVQVENEYGHLEGHCDPLYMDVVLSLQRVLLGMDVVMFRANAPSMERYNCDKARQILVAGNLDPMSNVSKDFDVIRQAQVKPGAPIVVSKYYTGWMNYWGWDDNPAYPPMIVETFEKMMEQGANVIFYMFHGGTNFGFKAATSSESPLVTSYDYDAPMGEDGDPKTYYFLLRKSIGKYIPLKSGELRKPWPKLKIDAIRMPHSRSLTDVMAHFRDKGWLKRRRSEYPLTFEELGQDFGFLLYRTVFMAGPDGRYLMALHGLRDMAQLHVRDERYFMRIFDTARLPAKTDCDVMLRLGERLSILVENMGREDFGPKNRDPKGIKNVTVDGITLTDWIIEALPLTQKRDINELFQLMRTPRNSQGNIPHFYYGWFTLPKGQKPLDTFLDPSNYTKGVAFINGFNLGATGRQSGRR, from the exons ATGGTTCCTCTTCTCACCTTTGGCATCGTCACGTCGGGTGTCGCGGAGAGGTCATTCAAGATCGACTACAACAAGCACACCTTTCTGAAGGACGGCAAACCCTTTCGGTTTGTCGGTGGCTCGATGCACTACTTCCGAGTTCCCAGAGCGTACTGGGATGACCGGCTCCACACGTTGCGCATGGGAGGACCGAACGTGGTAGACTTTTACATCGACTGGAGCGGCCACGAGCCCGAACCCGGACAGTACAACTTCGCCGACAACTACGACCTGGTCGCCTTCCTGGAGGCCGTCAAGAAGGCCGACCTCCTGGCGATCGTCAGGCCGGGACCTTACATATGCGGCGAGGTGGACAATGGGGGCTTACCTTACTGGCTGCTGCGCAAGCACCCGGACATGGAGTACCGAACGATGCACGATGACTACATGCTAGAAATGGGCAAGTGGTTCCAGAAGTTGCGGCCGATGCTGGTTCCGTACCTCTACAAAAATGGCGGGCCCATCATAATGGTACAG GTCGAGAATGAGTACGGCCATCTCGAAGGTCACTGCGACCCCTTATACATGGATGTCGTATTGTCCCTCCAGCGGGTGCTTTTAGGCATGGACGTAGTCATGTTCCGCGCCAACGCACCATCTATGGAACGATACAATTGTGACAAGGCGCGACAAATCTTGGTGGCCGGCAACCTCGACCCCATGAGCAACGTAAGCAAAGACTTTGACGTCATTCGCCAAGCACAGGTCAAGCCGGGGGCTCCCATCGTAGTGAGTAAGTACTACACCGGTTGGATGAACTACTGGGGCTGGGACGACAATCCGGCCTATCCACCCATGATCGTCGAAACCTTCGAGAAGATGATGGAACAGGGGGCCAACGTTATTTTCTACATGTTCCACGGAGGCACGAACTTCGGCTTCAAGGCTGCCACCAGCTCAGAATCGCCGTTGGTAACGAGCTACGACTACGACGCGCCCATGGGAGAAGACGGCGACCCAAAGACCTACTACTTCTTACTACGCAAATCAATCGGCAAGTACATTCCGCTCAAATCCGGGGAGCTTCGTAAGCCCTGGCCCAAGTTGAAGATAGACGCCATTCGCATGCCGCACAGCAGGTCCCTCACGGACGTAATGGCACACTTCAGAGATAAAGGCTGGCTCAAGCGAAGAAGGTCCGAGTATCCGTTGACCTTCGAAGAGCTCGGCCAGGACTTCGGGTTTCTTTTGTACCGCACTGTGTTCATGGCCGGCCCGGATGGCCGGTACTTAATGGCGCTTCACGGTCTCCGCGACATGGCGCAGCTGCACGTGCGTGACGAACGCTACTTCATGCGCATATTCGACACCGCACGCCTGCCAGCCAAAACTGATTGCGACGTGATGCTCAGGTTGGGCGAGAGGCTGTCCATCCTGGTGGAGAACATGGGCCGCGAAGACTTCGGTCCCAAGAATCGCGATCCGAAG GGAATTAAGAACGTGACTGTGGACGGCATCACCCTGACTGACTGGATCATCGAGGCCCTGCCTCTGACACAGAAGAGAGACATTAACGAACTCTTCCAGCTCATGCGGACGCCCAGAAACAGCCAAGGCAACATACCACACTTCTACTACGGTTGGTTCACGTTGCCCAAGGGACAGAAGCCACTGGACACGTTCCTCGACCCGTCAAACTACACGAAAGGTGTGGCGTTTATTAACGGCTTCAACCTGGGCGCTACTGGCCGGCAGTCGGGCCGCAGATAA